One Gammaproteobacteria bacterium genomic region harbors:
- a CDS encoding glycine cleavage system protein R: MNELIVISAVGRDRPGVVHDLTHTVLECGGNIVESRMTALGQDFAMLLLVSGNWHTLGKLEGQLKRTAEGNELTVTVRRTEQRNIRDDMLPYGVDVVCLDQPGIVHNISGFFSSREIDIAEMNTRSYAAAHTGAPMFSVQMTINVPGKIHIAALREEFMEFCDRLNLDAILEPVKG; the protein is encoded by the coding sequence ATGAATGAACTGATCGTAATCTCCGCGGTCGGCCGCGACCGGCCGGGCGTCGTGCATGACCTGACGCATACCGTGCTCGAATGCGGCGGCAATATCGTCGAAAGCCGCATGACTGCGTTGGGACAGGATTTCGCCATGCTGCTGCTGGTTTCGGGCAACTGGCACACGCTGGGCAAGCTGGAAGGCCAGCTGAAGCGAACCGCCGAGGGTAACGAACTTACCGTTACCGTGCGGCGCACCGAGCAGCGCAATATCCGTGACGACATGCTGCCGTATGGCGTCGACGTCGTGTGCCTGGACCAGCCCGGCATCGTGCATAACATCTCGGGTTTCTTTTCATCACGCGAAATCGATATCGCCGAGATGAACACCCGCAGTTACGCGGCTGCACACACCGGCGCGCCGATGTTTTCAGTACAAATGACCATCAACGTGCCGGGCAAGATCCACATCGCCGCGCTGCGGGAAGAATTCATGGAGTTTTGCGACCGGCTCAACCTGGATGCCATCCTGGAACCGGTCAAGGGTTAA